The Acinetobacter sp. GSS19 genome includes a region encoding these proteins:
- a CDS encoding DMT family transporter, translating to MKLLPGILLILLASAVMASHDALSKYLTASLPILLIVWFRYFSQFSLLSLFALPVQGKTLYQTRHLALQIYRGLALLGLSIFAMIGFKYLPLPETVSIIFTTPILVAVLSAVLFRERFSWQYWALLLLGFCGVLLIIRPSKEIISWMVVFPFLGAVSFAVYQLLTRRLNGVDSVITSNYLTSLVGTIVLLPALYLFWQPLSWLMLILLMCVGALGTVGHLAMTQAFKFAPAAVLSPFSYSQVMFACLLSLWLFHYQPAFLDYAGIGLIILSGLLLALYNYYKMHELNAEQS from the coding sequence ATGAAGCTGTTACCCGGTATTTTACTGATCCTGCTTGCCAGCGCTGTGATGGCCAGTCATGATGCCCTGTCCAAATATCTCACAGCCAGTTTACCCATCCTGTTGATTGTCTGGTTCCGTTACTTTTCTCAATTTAGCCTGCTTTCGCTATTCGCCTTACCAGTTCAGGGTAAGACCCTATATCAAACCCGGCATTTGGCCTTACAGATTTATCGCGGTCTGGCACTTTTGGGGCTGAGTATTTTTGCAATGATCGGGTTCAAGTATTTACCCTTACCTGAAACCGTTAGTATTATTTTTACAACGCCAATTTTGGTTGCGGTGCTTTCTGCCGTTTTATTTAGAGAACGTTTTAGCTGGCAATACTGGGCGCTGTTGCTGCTTGGTTTTTGTGGCGTCTTGCTGATCATTCGCCCTAGCAAAGAGATCATTTCCTGGATGGTGGTTTTCCCATTTTTGGGTGCGGTGAGCTTTGCGGTGTACCAATTATTGACGCGCCGTCTTAATGGTGTGGATTCAGTCATCACCTCGAATTATCTGACCAGTCTGGTGGGGACGATTGTACTGTTACCCGCGTTATATCTGTTTTGGCAACCGCTTTCCTGGCTGATGTTGATCTTGCTGATGTGTGTTGGTGCTTTGGGAACAGTCGGGCATCTGGCCATGACCCAAGCCTTCAAATTTGCACCCGCCGCTGTGCTTTCCCCATTTTCTTATAGTCAGGTGATGTTTGCCTGTCTGCTCAGCCTATGGCTATTCCATTATCAACCGGCTTTTCTGGACTATGCCGGAATTGGTCTGATTATTCTCAGTGGACTGCTGCTCGCCCTATACAACTATTACAAAATGCATGAGCTCAACGCTGAACAAAGCTAA